The proteins below come from a single Vitis vinifera cultivar Pinot Noir 40024 chromosome 9, ASM3070453v1 genomic window:
- the LOC100265278 gene encoding uncharacterized protein LOC100265278 isoform X2 produces MVSTLKSENGELIGEFKASKKPISSLAFSSDEKILAIAGSKIRVLSLENGKELLKFPDDLESVQSIWISNDANTIVTSGFGEKHLQVWNCDLNRKTVSKGPVLSMKHPPVVFECKHGWNEDDGLVILSVSSSGTAYLWNLKTTSAQEYNPTKIMVKTKEAEIDQKHSGSTKKSRTSIITARLNALQSDGWVTALVCYGSINSPQFNLLEISNPGEDIVVAATDNIVKTVAEAGRENGVLAGKDLELEAVAEPIQNKKSNKKRAASDPDLAAAENMVDIGHGEAVDGVQIDDDWDEPTMGEKLESLNLIDNADNGKTRENQESSLHTMPPSADSVHVLLKQALNADDRALLLDCLYTQDEKVIANSVSLLNPSHVLKLLGSLISMIESRGAILVCALPWLRSLLLQHASGIMSQESSLLALNSLFQLIESRVSTFRPALQLQSCLDFLYAGVGDDGLDENETVTPIIYEDKDDESDEGEESGDAMETNEDSEELEGFSGLSDIEGSEGMSD; encoded by the exons ATGGTCTCAACATTGAAATCAGAAAATGGAGAACTTATAGGAGAGTTCAAAGCTTCAAAGAAGCCGATCTCTTCCTTAGCTTTTTCTAGCG ACGAGAAAATCTTAGCCATAGCTGGTAGCAAGATACGGGTTCTAAGCttggaaaatgggaaagaaCTTTTGAAGTTCCCTGATGATTTG GAGTCTGTGCAGAGTATTTGGATATCTAATGATGCCAATACCATTGTTACATCTGGGTTTGGTGAGAAACATCTTCAAGTGTGGAACTGTGATTTGAATAGAAAGACTGTCAGTAAAGGGCCTGTTCTTTCCATGAAACATCCTCCAGTAGTATTTGAATGCAAGCATGGTTGGAATGAAGATGATGGTTTAGTCATCCTCTCAGTTTCCAGTTCAGGTACAGCTTATTTGTGGAATTTGAAGACCACATCAGCACAGGAGTATAATCCAACAAAGATAATGGTAAAAACTAAAGAAGCTGAAATAGACCAGAAACACAGTGGAAGTACCAAGAAGAGTCGCACTTCTATCATTACTGCTAGATTAAATGCTTTACAATCAGATGGATGGGTGACAGCTCTTGTTTGTTATGGTTCCATTAATTCTCCTCAGTTTAATCTCTTGGAAATTAGTAACCCAGGGGAGGATATTGTTGTAGCAGCCACAGACAACATTGTGAAAACTGTTGCTGAGGCTGGGAGGGAGAATGGTGTTCTTGCAGGAAAAG atttggaATTAGAGGCAGTAGCAGAACCAATCCAAAACAAGaagtcaaataaaaagcgagcaGCATCTGATCCTGATCTTGCTGCTGCAGAAAACATGGTTGATATTG GCCATGGAGAGGCTGTGGATGGAGTCCAAATTGATGATGATTGGGATGAGCCGACCATGGGCGAGAAACTTGAGAGTTTAAATCTAATAGATAATGCTGATAATGGCAAGACCCGTGAAAATCAAGAATCTTCTCTTCACACAATGCCTCCAAGCGCAGACTCAGTTCATGTTTTGCTTAAGCAAGCATTAAATGCAGATGATCGTGCACTTCTGTTAGATTGCTTATACACCCAAGATGAGAAG GTTATTGCAAATTCAGTCTCACTGCTAAATCCATCTCATGTTCTCAAGCTTTTAGGCTCTCTTATATCCATGATTGAGTCAAG GGGTGCAATATTGGTATGTGCCCTTCCATGGCTAAGAAGTTTACTCCTTCAACATGCGAGCGGAATAATGTCTCAGGAATCATCTTTACTTGCCCTCAACTCTTTATTTCAG CTCATAGAATCAAGAGTTTCAACTTTCCGTCCAGCCCTTCAACTACAAAGTTGCTTAGACTTCCTTTATGCAGGG GTTGGTGATGATGGGTTAGATGAGAATGAGACAGTAACGCCAATTATTTACGAGGACAAGGATGATGAAAGTGATGAAGGGGAGGAATCTGGAGATGCCATGGAAACAAATGAAGATAGCGAGGAACTTGAAGGCTTCAGTGGTTTAAGTGATATTGAAGGAAGTGAAGGAATGAGCGACTGA
- the LOC100258268 gene encoding late embryogenesis abundant protein 1 produces MASPDQSYKAGETKAHAQEKTDQAMAKGREASEVVKEKAQGAKDKTAETAQHAKDKTADTAQQAKGRTQESKDQSGGYLSEKAGAAKEKALGVTEATKEKASEMVESGRETAEAGKDKTGGILQTTGERVKGMAQGAADAMKQTFGMAGNEDRPKE; encoded by the exons atggCATCCCCTGATCAGAGCTACAAGGCTGGTGAAACCAAAGCCCATGCTCAG GAGAAGACCGATCAAGCGATGGCAAAGGGAAGGGAAGCATCGGAGGTGGTGAAGGAGAAGGCCCAAGGGGCCAAAGACAAAACGGCAGAAACAGCCCAGCATGCTAAAGACAAGACAGCTGATACGGCCCAGCAAGCGAAAGGCAGGACCCAGGAGTCCAAGGACCAGAGCGGAGGCTACCTCTCAGAGAAGGCAGGGGCGGCCAAGGAGAAGGCCCTGGGGGTCACCGAGGCTACGAAAGAGAAGGCCTCGGAGATGGTCGAGTCGGGCCGTGAGACGGCCGAAGCAGGCAAAGATAAGACTGGCGGGATCCTGCAGACCACTGGAGAGAGAGTGAAGGGCATGGCCCAAGGCGCTGCAGATGCTATGAAGCAAACCTTCGGAATGGCCGGCAATGAGGACAGGCCCAAAGAGTAG